One window from the genome of Epinephelus fuscoguttatus linkage group LG3, E.fuscoguttatus.final_Chr_v1 encodes:
- the LOC125885798 gene encoding leucine-rich repeat LGI family member 2-like, which translates to MTSTQQWLLAGLALLCIYGAAESKRNFKCPSGCTCTKETIICVGTSQIPRTIPSEINSLSMVNGSISEITEGMFSLMPSLQLLLLNANSLTTIKDDAFSGLPHLEYLFIEGNKIETITKNAFRGLRDLTHLSLANNKMRFLPRDLFFDLDSLLELDLRGNSFQCICENKWLMMWLKNTNATVSDVFCAGPSDMKGKRLNDLPIPPGECISTDFVRHQSIPIQSMSADIFFFKEDIYVAMAAPNSNSCVIMEWDHIEMNFRKFDNITGKSVVGCRSVLIDSHVLIIVTQLFGGSHIYKFDDRQNKFTKFQTIEVFNISKPNDIEVFQMDGEWYFVIVDSSKAGLSTLYKWTDQPDRNETGFFSYQFLHEWFRDTDAEYVESEGKSYLILTSRSQPPVIYLWNKSTLKFIFHSEIPNVDDVVAVKAFRVENELYLAMTCYIGDSKVLKWANKQFTEVQALPSRGAMILQPFTFTDRHYLALGSDYSFTQIYLWDTETKTFHKFKDIYVQSPRTFTVMTTDRRNFIFSSSFKGKSMVFENIIVDLSL; encoded by the exons ATGACATCCACACAGCAGTGGCTACTGGCCGGTTTGGCGCTTCTGTGTATTTATGGAGCGGCTGAATCTAAAAGGAATTTCAAATGCCCTTCAGGATGCACCTGCACCAAGGAGACCATCATCTGCGTCGGTACCTCACAGATCCCCCGGACTATACCGAGTGAGATCAACTCACT GAGCATGGTAAATGGATCTATTTCTGAAATCACAGAGGGGATGTTTTCACTGATGCCCTCTCTACAGCTGCT ACTTCTAAATGCAAATTCTTTGACAACAATCAAAGATGATGCTTTCTCCGGCCTCCCACATCTAGAATATTT ATTCATTGAAGGGAACAAGATCGAAACGATCACCAAAAATGCCTTCCGTGGTCTGCGAGATTTGACTCATCT ATCGCTTGCCAATAACAAGATGAGGTTTCTGCCAAGAGATCTCTTTTTCGACTTAGATTCATTGCTGGAACT GGATCTCCGAGGCAACTCTTTCCAGTGCATCTGTGAGAACAAGTGGCTGATGATGtggctgaaaaacacaaacgCCACAGTATCAGATGTCTTCTGCGCAGGCCCCAGTGACATGAAGGGCAAGCGGCTCAACGACCTTCCTATTCCACCGGGCGAGTGCATCTCCACAG ATTTTGTGCGTCATCAGTCCATTCCCATTCAGTCCATGTCAGcggacattttctttttcaaagaGGACATCTACGTGGCGATGGCTGCCCCCAACTCCAACAGCTGTGTGATCATGGAGTGGGATCACATTGAAATGAACTTTAGGAAATTTGACAATATAACAG GGAAGTCTGTTGTTGGGTGCAGGTCAGTTCTGATCGACAGCCATGTCTTGATAATTGTTACCCAGCTCTTTGGAGGCTCCCATATTTACAAGTTTGACGATCGACAAAACAAGTTTACAAAGTTTCAAACTATTGAGGTCTTCAACATCTCGAAGCCAAATGATATTGAAGTCTTCCAAATGGATGGAGAGTGGTACTTTGTAATTGTGGACAGCTCCAAGGCGGGTTTGTCAACACTGTACAAGTGGACCGACCAACCGGACCGCAATGAAACAGGTTTCTTCTCCTACCAGTTTCTCCACGAGTGGTTTCGTGATACAGATGCTGAGTATGTCGAGTCTGAGGGGAAGTCTTACCTCATCTTGACCAGTCGGTCTCAGCCGCCTGTCATCTACCTGTGGAACAAGAGCACCCTGAAGTTCATATTTCACAGTGAAATCCCAAATGTCGACGACGTGGTGGCAGTCAAGGCTTTCCGGGTGGAGAATGAGTTGTATCTGGCCATGACTTGCTACATCGGTGACTCTAAAGTCCTCAAGTGGGCCAATAAGCAGTTCACTGAGGTGCAGGCTCTGCCTTCTCGGGGAGCGATGATCCTCCAGCCTTTCACCTTCACAGACAGGCATTACCTTGCTCTTGGCAGCGATTATTCTTTCACACAGATCTACCTCTGGGATACCGAGACCAAAACATTCCACAAGTTCAAGGACATTTATGTGCAGTCGCCCCGGACCTTTACTGTAATGACCACTGACCGCAGGAATTTCATCTTCTCCTCCAGCTTCAAGGGCAAATCGATGGTTTTTGAGAATATCATTGTAGATTTAAGCTTATAA